GAGGCCCTCGCGGCGAAGGCGATCGCCGAGCAGGGCGTCTCCCTGGAGGCGGTCCGCGAGGCCGCTGCCGCGGCGCTCCCGCCGGCCGTCGAGGACGCGCCCGAGCTGGTCCCCTACGGTCCGGAGGCCAAGAAGGTCCTGGAACTCACCTTCCGCGAGGCGCTCCGCCTCGGCCACAACTACATCGGCACCGAACACATCCTGCTGGCACTGCTGGAGTTCGAGAACGGCGAGGGCGTCCTCAGCGGCCTCGGCATCGACAAGACCGGCACCGAGCGGTACGTGGCCAAGGCCCTGGCCGCGATCTCGACGCAGCTGAAGCAGGAACAGCAAGAGGAACAGGGCCAGGGCCAGGAACAGGAACAGGGCCAGGAGGGGCAGCCGGAGGGCTAGCGGCCGCGGGAGCGGGGAGGCGGGGAGCGGCCGCGAGCGATGCCGCGCGAGGCGGGGAGCGGCCGCGTGCATCCGCACTGTCAGACCCTGCTGCCACACTCGCAGCATGGCCGACCGGTGGGCACTCGCTCCGGCCGAGGACGGTGGCGTGGAACTCGCCCCCCTCGGTCCCGGCGGGCTGCGCGCGGGTCCGGTGCTGCGGGAGGCGGACCCGGCGCTGGCGGTGCGTGAGCGGCCCGACGTCACCCGATGGGTCTGGCGTTCCACGGCCGAGGTGTATCCGCGGCTGCTCGCCACGGGGGTGCGAGTGCAACGGTGCTATGACGTCGAGGACGCCGAGACCCTCCTCCTGGGCCATGAGGGGCGCTCCGGCGAGCCCCGCTCGGCGGCCGCCGCGCTGGCCAGGCTGCGCGGTGGCCCCGTACCGCCGGACCCCCCGCAGCGCTCCGCCGCGCCCGGCGCGCAGTCCTCGCTGTTCGAGGCGCAGGACACCGCCGTCCGGCTGCCGCTCGACGAGCTCCTCGCCGTCTACGCCGAGCAGCAGCGGCGGCACGAGCGGGCCGAACACCCGGAGCGGATGCGGCTGCTGACGGCGGCCGAGTCGGCCGGGATGCTGGTGGCCGCAGAGATGAACCGGGCGGGGCTGCCGTGGAGCGCGGACGTGCACCGCGCGGTCCTGCACGACCTGCTCGGCGAGCGGTACGCGGGAGGGGGCGAGCCCCGGCGGCTCGCGGAGCTGGCCGACGAGGTGTCGACCGCGTTCGGGCGCCGGGTCCGCCCCGACCTGCCCGCCGACGTGGTCAAGGCCTTCGCGCAGGCCGGCATCCGGATCAGGTCCACCCGGCGCTGGGAGATCGAGTCCCTCGACCATCCGGCCGTGAAGCCGCTGATCGAGTACAAGAAGCTATACCGCATCTGGGTGGCCCACGGCTGGTCCTGGTTGCAGGACTGGGTGCGGGACGGCCGGTTCCGGCCGGAGTTCCTCGCGCACGGCACGGTCACCGGGCGCTGGGTGACCAACGGCGGGGGCGCCCTCCAGATCCCCAAGGTCATCCGGCGGGCGGTGGTCGCCGACCCGGGCTGGCGGCTCGTCGTCGCCGACGCCGACCAGATGGAGCCGCGCGTGCTGGCGGCGATCTCCCGCGACCCCGGTCTGATGGAGGTCGCGGGCCGGGAGACGGACCTCTACCAGTCGGTCTCCGACCGCGCCTTCTCCGGTGACCGCGCCCAGGCGAAGCTCGCCGTCCTCGGCGCGGTCTACGGCCAGACCTCCGGTGACGGGCTGAAGAACCTCGCCGCGCTGCGCCGCCGCTTCCCGCGCGCGGTGGCGTACGTCGACGAGGCGGCCCGGGCCGGCGAGGAGGGCCGGCTCGTGCGGACCTGGCTCGGCCGCACCTGCCCACCGGCGGCCGGCACGGGCGACGAGGGGACGGAGGAGGCCGGCATCCCCGTCGACCCGGGCGGGCCCGGCGGCCAGGGCGGTCCCCATGATCTTGGTGGCTCAGGTGGCTCAGGCGGAGACGACGAGAACGCGGACGGCCGGCACTGGGTACCGGGTCACGCCTCGAGCAACGCACGCGCGCGTGGCCGCTTCGCCCGCAACTTCGTCGTGCAGGGCAGCGCCGCCGACTGGGCGCTGCTGCTGCTCGCCGCGCTACGGCGCGCATGTGCCGGGATGGCGGCCGAGCTGGTCTTCTTCCAGCACGACGAGGTGATCGTGCACTGTCCCGAGGAGGAGGCCGAGACGGTCGTCGCCGCGATCCGGGAGGCGTCCGAGCTGGCCGGGCGGCTGACGTTCGGGGAGACGCCGGTGCGGTTCCCGTTCACGACGGCGGTGGTGGAGTGCTACGCCGACGCCAAATAGGCGGGGCGCGGCGAAACGGGAGGGAGCGACGGGGGCGGGGCGGAGCGGCCGAGGGTGGGGGGAACGAAGAGGGATGGGCGAGTGGGCGGAGGGGTGAACGCTGTCGCGGCGTGTCGCGCGAGGGTGGGCCGATCAGATGACCGGCGGCCGGCCCAGCCGGGTCAGCCGCCACACCGTCCGCCACTTCATGGGCCGCCGCTGTCCGGCCGGCTTGCGCACGCCCTCGGCGAACCCGGCGAACCAGGCTTTGAGACCGCCGAGCGAGCGGGTGCGCAGCAGGGTGACGGCGATCCAGACGCCCAGGTGGACGGGGACGAGGGGCAGCGGAAGATTGCGCCGGACCAGCCAGACCCGGTTCCGGGCCGTGACGCGGTGGTAAATCGCGTGCCGGGCGGGCGAGGTCTTGGGGTGCTGGAGCAGCAGCTCGGGCGCGTAGAGGATCTTCCAGCCGGCGTCGGTCGCCCGCCAGGCCAGGTCGGTCTCCTCGTGCGCGAAGAAGAACTCGGCGGGCCAGTCGCCGGTCTCGGCGAG
This Streptomyces sp. NBC_00377 DNA region includes the following protein-coding sequences:
- a CDS encoding bifunctional 3'-5' exonuclease/DNA polymerase, with protein sequence MADRWALAPAEDGGVELAPLGPGGLRAGPVLREADPALAVRERPDVTRWVWRSTAEVYPRLLATGVRVQRCYDVEDAETLLLGHEGRSGEPRSAAAALARLRGGPVPPDPPQRSAAPGAQSSLFEAQDTAVRLPLDELLAVYAEQQRRHERAEHPERMRLLTAAESAGMLVAAEMNRAGLPWSADVHRAVLHDLLGERYAGGGEPRRLAELADEVSTAFGRRVRPDLPADVVKAFAQAGIRIRSTRRWEIESLDHPAVKPLIEYKKLYRIWVAHGWSWLQDWVRDGRFRPEFLAHGTVTGRWVTNGGGALQIPKVIRRAVVADPGWRLVVADADQMEPRVLAAISRDPGLMEVAGRETDLYQSVSDRAFSGDRAQAKLAVLGAVYGQTSGDGLKNLAALRRRFPRAVAYVDEAARAGEEGRLVRTWLGRTCPPAAGTGDEGTEEAGIPVDPGGPGGQGGPHDLGGSGGSGGDDENADGRHWVPGHASSNARARGRFARNFVVQGSAADWALLLLAALRRACAGMAAELVFFQHDEVIVHCPEEEAETVVAAIREASELAGRLTFGETPVRFPFTTAVVECYADAK